The following coding sequences lie in one Paenibacillus durus ATCC 35681 genomic window:
- a CDS encoding ABC transporter ATP-binding protein → MYKDDDVIDKAFDWKQFTRLFGYMKPYARQMLPLVMLMMVLGTITKLMVPFLTSLAIDKAIVPKNGSPNPALLYMLTAGVIVLYIVQWIAGVFRIKYTNVIGQKVIYDLRSDLFKHIQKLSFNFFDKRPAGSVLVRVTNDINSLQDLFTNGVVNSIIDCVQLAGIVVILLVLNWKLGLAVMVTVPIMFLVSTKYRRTIRIAWQAVRIKNSRINSHLNESIQGIRVTQAYTQELENMNYFDTMNRDSKKSWDKASAMNQGFGPIIEVTGGLGTLVLFWLGAYMIQTGNLTVGVLVAFSTYVSNFWDPINRLGQTYNQLLVAMASSERIFEYLDEEPLVQDKPEAKPLPTIHGDISFERVYFEYEKGRAALKGIDLEVSAGQSIALVGHTGSGKSTIINLIGRFYDITGGRIAIDGQDIRDVTLNSLRSQIGIVLQDTFIFSGTIRDNIRFGRLDASDLEVEEAAKAVDAHDFIMKLPDGYETQVEERGSALSMGQRQLLSFARALLANPRILILDEATASIDTETELKIQEALKVLLKGRTSFIVAHRLSTIRHADQIVVLDHGEIKEMGNHQELTEQQGIYNGLIEAQFRFL, encoded by the coding sequence ATTTACAAGGATGACGATGTCATCGATAAAGCTTTTGACTGGAAACAATTTACACGGTTGTTCGGCTACATGAAGCCGTATGCCAGACAAATGCTGCCGCTTGTCATGCTGATGATGGTGCTTGGGACGATCACGAAGCTGATGGTTCCGTTTCTGACCAGTCTGGCGATCGACAAGGCGATTGTCCCTAAGAACGGGAGCCCGAATCCGGCATTGCTATATATGCTGACGGCAGGCGTCATCGTACTATATATCGTGCAGTGGATCGCGGGTGTGTTCCGTATTAAATATACAAATGTGATCGGTCAAAAAGTGATTTATGATCTTCGTTCCGATCTGTTCAAGCATATTCAGAAGCTGTCGTTCAACTTCTTCGACAAGCGTCCGGCCGGTTCGGTACTGGTGAGAGTCACTAATGATATTAACTCTCTTCAGGATCTATTCACGAACGGGGTTGTGAACTCAATTATCGACTGCGTGCAGCTTGCCGGTATTGTCGTTATATTATTGGTGCTGAACTGGAAGCTGGGACTTGCGGTCATGGTCACCGTTCCGATTATGTTCCTTGTCTCGACCAAGTACCGCCGGACGATTCGGATAGCCTGGCAGGCGGTACGGATCAAAAACTCGCGAATCAACTCCCATTTGAACGAGTCGATTCAGGGCATCCGGGTAACCCAGGCGTATACCCAGGAGCTTGAGAACATGAATTACTTCGATACAATGAACAGGGACAGCAAGAAGTCCTGGGATAAGGCGTCGGCAATGAACCAAGGATTCGGGCCGATTATTGAGGTGACAGGCGGGCTCGGAACGCTGGTTCTGTTCTGGTTAGGCGCCTATATGATACAGACAGGCAATCTGACCGTCGGCGTGCTCGTTGCATTCAGCACATACGTGAGCAATTTCTGGGACCCGATCAATCGGCTCGGGCAGACCTACAATCAGCTGCTCGTAGCGATGGCTTCCTCGGAACGGATCTTTGAGTATTTGGATGAAGAGCCGCTTGTTCAGGACAAACCGGAGGCCAAGCCGCTGCCTACCATTCACGGAGATATTTCCTTTGAACGGGTCTATTTCGAATATGAAAAAGGGCGTGCGGCGCTGAAGGGAATTGATCTCGAAGTCTCAGCCGGGCAGTCGATTGCGCTTGTCGGCCATACCGGTTCGGGCAAGAGTACCATTATTAATTTGATTGGACGCTTCTACGATATTACAGGGGGCAGAATTGCAATAGACGGCCAAGACATTCGTGATGTCACGCTAAATAGTCTCCGAAGCCAGATTGGAATCGTGCTTCAGGACACATTCATCTTCTCCGGAACGATCAGGGACAACATCCGGTTTGGAAGACTGGACGCAAGCGACCTGGAAGTAGAGGAAGCGGCCAAAGCGGTAGACGCCCATGATTTTATTATGAAGCTGCCGGACGGCTACGAAACCCAGGTAGAGGAGCGCGGCAGCGCACTGTCGATGGGCCAGCGTCAGCTGTTGTCTTTTGCCCGGGCGCTACTGGCCAATCCGCGCATTCTGATTCTGGATGAAGCGACAGCGAGCATCGATACCGAAACGGAGCTGAAAATCCAGGAGGCGCTGAAGGTGCTGCTCAAAGGCCGTACTTCGTTTATCGTCGCCCACCGATTGTCCACAATCCGCCATGCGGATCAAATCGTCGTCCTCGACCATGGGGAAATCAAAGAAATGGGAAATCATCAAGAATTGACAGAACAACAAGGCATTTATAACGGTCTGATCGAAGCGCAGTTCCGCTTTCTGTAA
- a CDS encoding molybdenum cofactor biosynthesis protein, whose product MQISIRLFAGLAEAIGSQVLDFHVAEPQVTAGTLKELLSASYPEAAGQISVSMVAIDREYAPEDTVISGSSEVALIPPVSGGEPAPEEGSSENGLYTVTEQPLRTEDILDKVLDKDHGASLVFVGTTREITGDERTEALHYEAYVPMALSKFEEIGREVMERWQARCAISHRIGHVGLKEASVVIAVSTPHRDACYEASRFAIEELKRMVPIWKKDIGASSEEWKGADKAYRDNWPIISQ is encoded by the coding sequence ATGCAAATTTCAATTCGTCTTTTCGCGGGGCTGGCCGAAGCGATCGGCTCCCAGGTCCTGGATTTCCACGTAGCCGAGCCTCAGGTAACTGCCGGTACACTCAAGGAGCTGCTGTCCGCTTCCTATCCCGAAGCCGCCGGTCAGATCAGCGTTTCCATGGTTGCCATTGATCGCGAATATGCTCCGGAAGACACGGTTATCTCTGGTTCCTCTGAAGTGGCGCTTATCCCTCCGGTTTCCGGGGGGGAGCCTGCCCCTGAGGAGGGCAGCAGCGAGAATGGATTGTATACCGTAACGGAGCAGCCGCTCCGTACGGAGGACATCCTGGATAAAGTGCTGGACAAAGATCATGGCGCTTCGCTTGTCTTTGTCGGGACAACACGGGAAATAACCGGAGACGAGCGGACAGAGGCTCTTCACTACGAGGCTTATGTTCCGATGGCTCTCTCCAAGTTTGAGGAAATCGGCCGTGAGGTTATGGAACGCTGGCAGGCGCGCTGCGCCATTTCTCATCGGATCGGACATGTTGGATTGAAGGAAGCCAGTGTTGTCATCGCCGTTTCCACCCCGCATCGCGACGCCTGCTATGAAGCAAGCCGCTTCGCGATCGAAGAGCTGAAACGTATGGTTCCAATATGGAAAAAAGACATAGGCGCTTCGTCTGAGGAATGGAAGGGCGCCGACAAGGCTTATCGTGACAATTGGCCTATAATTTCCCAATGA
- the sufB gene encoding Fe-S cluster assembly protein SufB translates to MAKKAPEIEEYKYGFRDEHKAVFQTGKGLTPEIVKEISAIKNEPQWMLDFRLKSLEQFGKMPLPRWGGNLDELDFNDIQYYVRPSEKQGKTWEEVPSEIKETFDKLGIPEAEQKFLAGVSAQYESEVVYHSMQHDLEEQGVIFTDTDTALREHPEIFKQYFGTVIPPTDNKFAALNSAVWSGGSFIYVPKGVKCEIPLQAYFRINSENMGQFERTLIIADEDSFVHYVEGCTAPVYSTNSLHSAVVEIICKKNARVRYTTIQNWAPNIYNLVTKRAVAEENATMEWVDGNIGSKLTMKYPAVVLKGRGAKGSVLSIAVAGKGQHQDAGAKMIHLAPDTTSTIISKSISKHGGKVTYRGLASFGRQAEGAKSNIKCDTLIMDNESTSDTIPYNEIMNDNITLEHEATVSKVSEEQLFYLMSRGLTEAEATQMIVMGFIEPFTKELPMEYAVEMNRLIKFEMEGSIG, encoded by the coding sequence ATGGCCAAAAAAGCGCCTGAAATTGAAGAGTACAAATATGGTTTTCGGGACGAGCACAAGGCGGTATTTCAAACGGGTAAAGGGCTGACTCCGGAAATTGTCAAGGAAATCTCGGCGATTAAGAATGAGCCGCAGTGGATGCTGGACTTCCGTCTGAAATCGCTTGAGCAATTCGGTAAAATGCCACTGCCGCGTTGGGGCGGAAACCTTGACGAGCTGGATTTCAACGACATTCAGTACTATGTAAGACCATCCGAGAAGCAGGGCAAGACCTGGGAAGAAGTTCCTTCCGAAATCAAGGAAACATTCGATAAGCTCGGCATTCCCGAAGCGGAACAAAAGTTCCTTGCAGGTGTATCCGCACAGTACGAATCCGAGGTCGTCTACCATAGCATGCAGCATGATCTTGAAGAGCAGGGCGTAATATTTACGGATACGGACACGGCTTTGCGTGAGCATCCCGAGATCTTCAAGCAGTATTTCGGCACTGTAATCCCTCCGACCGACAACAAGTTCGCAGCGCTCAACAGCGCCGTTTGGTCGGGCGGAAGCTTTATCTACGTTCCAAAAGGCGTTAAATGCGAGATACCGCTGCAGGCTTACTTCCGGATCAACTCCGAGAATATGGGACAATTCGAAAGAACGCTGATCATTGCCGATGAGGACAGCTTCGTGCATTACGTGGAAGGCTGCACCGCTCCGGTCTACAGCACGAATTCGCTGCACAGCGCGGTCGTTGAAATCATCTGTAAAAAGAACGCGCGCGTCCGCTATACAACCATTCAGAACTGGGCGCCGAACATCTACAACCTCGTTACCAAACGCGCGGTTGCTGAAGAAAACGCGACGATGGAATGGGTTGACGGCAACATCGGTTCCAAACTGACGATGAAATACCCGGCGGTCGTCCTGAAAGGACGCGGAGCCAAGGGTTCCGTGCTCTCTATCGCGGTTGCCGGTAAAGGCCAGCACCAGGATGCCGGCGCCAAGATGATCCATCTGGCACCGGACACGACGTCTACCATCATTTCCAAGTCGATCAGTAAGCACGGCGGGAAAGTTACTTACCGCGGACTCGCTTCCTTTGGCCGTCAGGCGGAAGGCGCGAAGTCAAATATTAAATGCGATACGCTCATTATGGATAACGAATCTACTTCGGATACGATTCCTTATAATGAGATTATGAACGACAATATTACGCTGGAGCATGAAGCGACCGTCTCCAAGGTATCCGAGGAGCAACTCTTCTACCTGATGAGCCGTGGTCTTACGGAAGCCGAAGCGACCCAGATGATCGTAATGGGCTTCATTGAGCCGTTCACCAAGGAACTGCCGATGGAATACGCCGTCGAGATGAACCGTCTTATCAAGTTCGAAATGGAAGGAAGCATCGGCTAA
- a CDS encoding bifunctional metallophosphatase/5'-nucleotidase produces the protein MRPETERLTILHTNDIHSHFEMMSPLAAAITRQRTEAQDGIVLLFDIGDHMDRADAATEGTMGQANIDMINLTGYDAVTIGNNEGLTFSKEILTGVFAGIQCPVVCCNLVETATGNPPLWMKRHTILEREGVRIGVTGATAPFAPFYSLLGWDALEPEECLREECRLLTPQVDVLIILSHLGLPVDKLLAERLDGVHAILGGHTHHVLEQPLIIGGTAVCGAGKFGRYLGRLVFERGEENGLFRYVTGESFPVNPSLSESAVSDAAMLHLERGNEALSETVAITDRSLALDISGESPFANLLAQSVRRFTGTAFSLVNAGQLLGPLPKGEITAGMLHALCPSPINPCVMRLSGRDIRIALKQSLAAEFREKVIYGYGFRGERLGGLAVDGIKILYDPRAMPYDKNIAVFVDGQPLEDTREYSVGTIDMFTFRTGYESIGNGQDVLFLLPHFLRDLLRMELQRPGSLDECAQARWEPIIL, from the coding sequence ATGAGGCCTGAAACAGAGCGACTTACGATTCTTCATACCAACGATATTCACAGCCACTTCGAAATGATGAGCCCGCTCGCAGCCGCTATCACTAGGCAGAGAACAGAAGCTCAAGACGGCATCGTACTGCTCTTTGATATTGGCGATCATATGGACAGGGCCGACGCGGCAACCGAAGGAACGATGGGCCAGGCGAATATCGATATGATCAACCTTACAGGCTATGACGCCGTTACGATCGGGAACAATGAAGGCCTGACGTTTTCAAAAGAGATTCTGACAGGCGTCTTTGCCGGCATCCAGTGTCCGGTCGTATGCTGCAATTTGGTAGAGACGGCAACCGGCAATCCCCCGCTTTGGATGAAGCGCCACACGATTCTGGAAAGAGAGGGGGTTAGGATCGGAGTTACGGGAGCAACCGCGCCCTTTGCCCCGTTCTATTCGCTGCTCGGTTGGGATGCGCTGGAGCCGGAAGAATGTCTCCGGGAAGAGTGCCGGCTGCTCACGCCTCAGGTGGATGTTCTAATTATCCTTTCCCATCTGGGCCTGCCGGTTGACAAGCTGCTTGCGGAGCGATTGGACGGCGTCCACGCCATTCTGGGCGGACATACCCATCATGTGCTGGAGCAGCCGCTGATCATTGGCGGTACGGCCGTATGCGGCGCAGGTAAATTCGGGCGATACCTGGGACGGCTAGTATTCGAACGCGGCGAAGAGAATGGGCTTTTCCGGTATGTAACGGGTGAGAGCTTCCCCGTCAATCCCTCGCTCTCCGAATCCGCGGTTTCCGATGCGGCCATGCTCCATTTGGAACGCGGAAATGAAGCATTGAGCGAGACGGTCGCCATTACCGACCGGAGCCTCGCGCTTGATATCAGTGGAGAATCGCCCTTTGCCAATCTGCTGGCGCAGTCGGTGAGACGTTTCACGGGGACTGCGTTCTCGCTGGTAAATGCCGGTCAACTGCTCGGACCGCTTCCTAAGGGGGAGATTACGGCAGGTATGCTGCATGCGCTTTGTCCTTCCCCGATTAATCCGTGCGTTATGCGGCTGTCCGGCAGAGATATCCGCATCGCGCTGAAGCAGAGTCTGGCCGCCGAGTTCCGTGAGAAGGTCATTTACGGTTACGGCTTCCGGGGAGAACGGCTCGGCGGTCTGGCGGTGGACGGAATAAAAATACTGTACGATCCCCGAGCGATGCCGTATGATAAAAATATTGCAGTTTTTGTCGACGGACAGCCGCTTGAGGACACCAGGGAGTATTCCGTCGGAACGATCGATATGTTCACTTTTCGTACGGGATATGAGTCAATAGGCAATGGACAGGACGTTCTGTTCCTGCTGCCTCATTTCCTGCGGGACCTGCTGCGGATGGAATTGCAGCGTCCGGGAAGTCTGGACGAGTGCGCGCAAGCCCGCTGGGAACCGATAATTCTCTAG
- a CDS encoding class I SAM-dependent methyltransferase: MFKQVPLYRFLYFCNEVNLDRVVLDCGAGGETPPLSLFSEFGYSTFGIEYDIKQMKLAGEYAKAKNQELNITQGDMRKLPFGDKTMSFVYSYNSVFHMTKAEVELSIAEMKRVLKPGGLLFVNFLTTHDFRCGQGVKVGDNQYEQFDDDLPVIHSYYKEGEPDPLFSEMDTLYKEDRVLERIYNGEKIRQGFVDYILQKN, translated from the coding sequence GTGTTCAAGCAAGTCCCTTTATACAGATTTCTGTACTTTTGCAATGAAGTTAATCTTGATCGGGTGGTACTGGATTGCGGTGCGGGAGGCGAAACTCCGCCTTTAAGTTTATTCTCGGAATTCGGATATTCGACGTTCGGCATTGAGTACGATATCAAACAAATGAAACTGGCCGGGGAATACGCCAAAGCCAAAAATCAAGAATTAAATATAACGCAAGGCGACATGAGGAAATTGCCCTTTGGAGATAAAACGATGAGTTTTGTTTACTCCTACAACTCCGTATTCCATATGACAAAAGCGGAGGTTGAGCTTTCCATAGCCGAAATGAAGCGGGTTCTAAAGCCTGGGGGCCTGCTGTTTGTTAATTTTCTCACAACCCATGATTTTCGATGCGGGCAGGGCGTTAAGGTGGGGGATAATCAATATGAGCAATTCGATGATGATCTTCCCGTTATTCATTCTTATTACAAGGAAGGTGAACCTGACCCATTATTCAGCGAAATGGATACGTTATATAAAGAGGACAGGGTATTGGAGAGGATATATAACGGGGAAAAGATTCGTCAGGGGTTCGTCGATTATATTCTACAAAAGAATTGA
- a CDS encoding HD-GYP domain-containing protein: MKVHITDLKPGDLLKEDTFSNRGILILSKGAQLREDDINKLLLHGVDYVDIEGPAQLTPSAPSVIQSVTTQFDQTIEGFESLYLEALTKGSFNQTMVDDILNPLLNSLDQNKDVVSLLLLLDRDDDYTYIHSLQVGMLTYYIALWLGYSKKECYEISRAGYLLDIGKCRIPADILKKPGKLSPEEFQEIQRHTTYGYEIIRNSMSDHSTALVALQHHEREDGSGYPSNLVKDEIHPYAKIAAVADVYSAMTTSRVYQSKQELIGVLRELHNLGFGKLNGKSVQAFIQHLMPNFIGKRVLLSTGDMGVIILNNTTDVFRPLVQSGGRFIDLSRERNLAIVEIYMD, from the coding sequence TTGAAAGTGCACATCACGGATTTAAAGCCCGGTGATCTCCTGAAGGAAGATACCTTTAGCAACCGGGGCATTCTTATATTGTCCAAAGGAGCTCAGCTCCGGGAAGATGACATTAATAAGCTTTTGCTGCATGGCGTGGACTATGTTGACATTGAAGGTCCCGCACAGTTGACCCCCTCGGCCCCGTCTGTTATTCAGTCGGTAACTACGCAATTCGACCAAACCATAGAAGGCTTTGAATCCCTCTATCTGGAGGCGCTGACCAAAGGAAGCTTCAACCAGACCATGGTTGACGATATCCTGAACCCTCTGCTGAATTCGCTCGATCAGAATAAAGATGTCGTTTCTCTGCTCCTTCTGCTGGATCGTGATGACGATTATACTTACATCCATTCTCTTCAGGTCGGTATGCTAACTTATTATATTGCTTTATGGCTTGGCTATTCCAAGAAGGAATGCTACGAAATTTCGCGGGCAGGCTATTTGCTCGATATCGGCAAATGCCGCATTCCGGCAGACATTCTGAAGAAGCCCGGTAAGCTCTCTCCGGAGGAATTTCAGGAAATCCAGCGGCATACTACATATGGTTACGAGATCATCCGCAACTCCATGAGCGACCACAGCACGGCACTCGTTGCTCTTCAGCATCATGAACGCGAGGACGGCTCCGGCTATCCCTCCAATCTGGTAAAAGACGAGATTCATCCGTACGCCAAAATCGCCGCGGTTGCGGACGTTTACAGCGCTATGACGACTTCCCGGGTGTATCAATCGAAACAGGAACTCATCGGCGTATTGCGGGAGCTGCATAATCTCGGCTTCGGCAAGCTGAACGGCAAGTCCGTACAAGCTTTTATCCAGCATCTTATGCCGAACTTTATTGGTAAAAGAGTGCTGCTCAGCACCGGCGATATGGGCGTTATTATTTTGAATAATACAACCGACGTGTTTCGCCCCCTCGTACAAAGCGGAGGACGCTTCATTGATCTTTCCCGTGAACGGAATTTAGCAATTGTTGAGATTTATATGGATTAA
- a CDS encoding ABC transporter ATP-binding protein codes for MDVLRQLRVFYRERLHFLILSIICLAAATAVGLITPNLLRKLIDDVILPMKFSEVPLLALTVLAVVCLKACLQFAHGFFGGRLGNYLAYRLRNACYEKLQFLSFRYYDTAKTGDLMSRLTGDLEAIRHFIGFGFAQLLNVFFMVAFGSMMMFSLNWQLTLVTLVTMPFLAAVAFKFEGRIHPAFQEMRQALSELTTTVQENVTGVRTVKSFAREPYEVDKFSGRNERYKNNQIYAAELWSKFFPAMEFLACVCVAILLGVGGTLVINKQMTLGELVAFFSLIWYIIAPVWGLGFHINNYTQSKASGERVLEVLNHWIDVQDKPDAVELNSAEVKGHIVFDHVTFAYGNKVPAVTDIHFEAKPGSVIGFLGGTGSGKSTIIQLLMRAYDVDEGSIRLDGTDIRELGVRSLRSQIAAVFQETFLFSSSIRGNIAYGLKEVTMEEVIRAAKLAKAHDFIMEMPEGYDTVVGERGMGLSGGQKQRIAIARALLMNPRILILDDATSAVDMETEHEIQTGFQEVMRGRTTLIIAHRISSLRHADQIIIMDEGRIVQQGTHEELIGMPGAYRDVYRIQYADYLAKAAGGEHQ; via the coding sequence ATGGATGTTCTTAGGCAACTGCGGGTTTTCTACCGGGAGAGGCTGCATTTTCTGATTCTATCGATTATTTGCTTGGCTGCCGCTACGGCCGTGGGGCTAATTACCCCTAACCTGTTAAGAAAGCTGATTGACGATGTTATCTTGCCCATGAAATTTAGTGAAGTTCCCCTGCTGGCGCTGACGGTATTAGCTGTTGTATGTTTGAAGGCATGTTTGCAGTTTGCACATGGATTTTTCGGAGGAAGGCTCGGGAATTACTTGGCTTACCGTCTTCGGAACGCGTGTTATGAGAAGCTGCAATTTTTATCGTTCCGTTATTATGACACTGCCAAGACCGGTGATCTCATGTCCCGGCTGACCGGCGATCTGGAAGCAATCCGTCATTTTATCGGCTTCGGATTTGCGCAGCTATTAAATGTCTTCTTCATGGTAGCGTTTGGATCGATGATGATGTTCTCACTGAATTGGCAGCTCACACTGGTTACGCTGGTTACGATGCCGTTCCTGGCCGCGGTTGCTTTTAAATTCGAAGGTCGTATCCACCCTGCTTTTCAGGAGATGCGGCAAGCGCTCAGCGAGCTGACGACAACGGTTCAGGAGAACGTTACCGGTGTGCGGACGGTCAAATCTTTTGCCAGAGAGCCGTATGAGGTCGATAAATTCTCCGGACGCAATGAGCGCTACAAGAATAATCAAATATACGCCGCCGAACTGTGGAGCAAGTTCTTCCCGGCTATGGAGTTTCTGGCCTGCGTTTGTGTAGCGATTCTGCTTGGAGTGGGGGGAACCCTTGTTATTAACAAGCAAATGACGCTCGGCGAGCTTGTCGCTTTTTTCAGTCTAATCTGGTATATTATTGCGCCTGTATGGGGTCTCGGGTTTCATATTAACAACTATACGCAGTCAAAGGCTTCCGGAGAGAGAGTGCTGGAGGTGTTGAATCATTGGATTGATGTACAGGACAAACCGGATGCGGTAGAGCTGAATTCGGCCGAAGTTAAGGGTCATATCGTCTTTGACCATGTTACCTTTGCTTACGGGAATAAGGTGCCGGCGGTTACGGATATTCATTTTGAAGCCAAACCGGGATCGGTCATCGGCTTTCTGGGCGGAACCGGATCGGGCAAATCGACGATTATTCAACTGCTGATGCGTGCTTATGATGTAGATGAGGGAAGCATTAGGCTTGACGGAACTGATATCAGGGAGCTGGGAGTGCGGAGTCTCAGATCGCAGATCGCCGCCGTGTTCCAGGAGACCTTTTTGTTCTCGTCCTCCATTCGGGGAAATATCGCTTACGGGCTGAAAGAGGTAACGATGGAGGAGGTCATCCGGGCGGCAAAATTAGCCAAGGCGCATGATTTTATTATGGAAATGCCGGAAGGCTATGACACCGTTGTAGGTGAGCGCGGCATGGGTCTATCGGGAGGCCAGAAGCAGCGGATCGCCATCGCGAGAGCCCTGCTGATGAACCCGCGGATCTTGATTCTTGACGACGCCACCAGCGCGGTCGATATGGAAACAGAACATGAAATACAAACCGGCTTCCAGGAGGTTATGCGCGGCCGGACGACGCTCATCATTGCTCACCGGATCTCATCTCTCCGCCACGCCGATCAGATTATCATTATGGACGAAGGGCGAATTGTGCAGCAGGGGACCCATGAGGAACTGATTGGCATGCCCGGGGCATACCGGGATGTATACCGGATTCAATACGCCGATTATTTGGCGAAGGCCGCCGGAGGTGAACACCAGTGA
- a CDS encoding VOC family protein produces MAKLTPYIFSEDARSQAAFYTEALGGEVLDVMTFADGPDPNPEYKDKVMHLSFKAADILFYMCDSLWTIERGNGMALLLEFSTEEEAYAAFGKLSEGGKVIDALKQQFWGAHFGQLEDKYGVTWQVMTEMKVPEPS; encoded by the coding sequence ATGGCAAAGCTAACCCCCTACATTTTTTCGGAGGATGCAAGATCGCAGGCTGCGTTTTACACCGAGGCGCTTGGCGGAGAGGTTCTGGATGTTATGACATTCGCGGATGGTCCTGATCCGAATCCGGAGTACAAGGATAAGGTTATGCACCTGAGTTTTAAGGCGGCCGATATTCTATTCTATATGTGCGATTCCTTGTGGACGATTGAGCGGGGAAATGGGATGGCTCTTTTGCTGGAATTTTCGACCGAAGAAGAGGCTTATGCGGCTTTTGGCAAGCTGTCCGAAGGCGGCAAAGTAATCGACGCGCTGAAGCAGCAATTTTGGGGAGCGCACTTCGGCCAGCTTGAGGACAAGTATGGGGTGACGTGGCAAGTTATGACGGAGATGAAGGTACCTGAACCATCGTGA
- a CDS encoding undecaprenyl-diphosphate phosphatase produces the protein MDTITAIILAIVEGITEFIPVSSTGHMILTSRLLQFNEQSDLMKTFEIVIQLGAILAIALVYRRRILDLLGIGRKRDGGGVMPRSRLNLIHVILGIVPALAVAFFARDFIKSLFGASTVLWALVAGGILMIIAEWVNKRKIRVTAEEMDDISYGQALAIGLYQIISVLWPGFSRSGSTISGGMLTGVSYKASADFSFLIAIPIMCAASGYELLDSYKEITGDMIGIFAIGFLVSFVVAYVVVILFMRLIQKIRLTHFAIYRFVLAACFWLFVMR, from the coding sequence ATGGACACGATTACAGCCATTATTCTAGCCATTGTTGAAGGGATTACCGAATTTATTCCTGTTTCCTCTACCGGCCACATGATTCTGACCTCACGGCTGCTTCAATTTAACGAACAGAGTGATTTGATGAAGACGTTTGAAATTGTCATTCAACTGGGGGCGATTCTCGCCATCGCGCTCGTCTACCGTCGCCGCATACTCGATCTGCTGGGAATCGGCCGCAAAAGGGATGGAGGGGGCGTTATGCCCCGCTCGCGGCTTAACCTCATCCATGTCATTTTAGGCATCGTTCCTGCGCTGGCCGTGGCTTTTTTCGCCCGAGATTTTATCAAGAGCCTGTTTGGAGCCAGTACGGTGCTGTGGGCGCTTGTCGCAGGCGGGATTCTGATGATCATTGCCGAATGGGTCAACAAGCGCAAAATTCGGGTCACCGCGGAAGAAATGGACGACATATCCTACGGACAGGCCCTGGCGATCGGACTGTATCAGATTATTTCCGTGCTGTGGCCTGGCTTCTCGCGGTCCGGCTCGACGATCTCTGGCGGTATGCTGACCGGCGTCAGCTATAAGGCTTCGGCCGACTTCTCTTTTTTGATCGCCATTCCAATCATGTGCGCTGCTTCAGGGTATGAACTGCTCGATTCGTATAAGGAGATTACCGGCGATATGATTGGAATCTTTGCGATCGGATTTCTGGTTTCGTTCGTTGTAGCTTACGTCGTCGTTATTTTGTTCATGCGTCTGATTCAAAAAATCCGGCTCACCCATTTTGCCATCTACCGCTTTGTACTGGCCGCCTGTTTCTGGCTGTTCGTAATGCGCTGA